From Triticum urartu cultivar G1812 chromosome 2, Tu2.1, whole genome shotgun sequence, a single genomic window includes:
- the LOC125534018 gene encoding uncharacterized protein LOC125534018 — MFGTTGPTKISETSFVTNAGAPTFTGDSVSRPAKIPWIISSTNAGAFSTPSSQTMLHTTGSTKNIETSSVTSAGAPTFTGLPNYLHWNPSVANSGDSVSQPAKIKIPWIISATNAGSFSTPSSQTMLDTTGSTKNIETSSVTSAGAPTFTGLPNYLHWNPSVTNSG; from the exons ATGTTTGGTACGACAGGTCCTACTAAAATCAGTGAAACTTCATTCGTGACAAATGCAG GTGCTCCAACTTTCACAG GTGATTCAGTCTCACGGCCTGCTAAAATCCCTTGGATCATATCTTCCACAAATGCAG GTGCCTTTAGCACTCCATCTTCGCAGACAATGCTTCATACGACAGGTTCAACTAAAAACATTGAGACTTCATCAGTGACAAGTGCAG GTGCTCCAACTTTCACAGGTTTGCCTAATTATCTTCATTGGAACCCATCAGTTGCAAATTCAG GTGATTCAGTCTCACAGCCTGCTAAAATTAAAATCCCTTGGATCATATCTGCCACAAATGCAG GATCTTTTAGTACTCCATCCTCACAGACCATGCTTGATACGACAGGTTCTACTAAAAACATCGAGACTTCATCAGTGACAAGTGCCG GTGCTCCAACTTTCACAGGTTTGCCTAATTATCTTCATTGGAACCCATCAGTTACAAATTCAGGTTAA